One genomic segment of candidate division WOR-3 bacterium includes these proteins:
- a CDS encoding TetR/AcrR family transcriptional regulator, which produces MTDQSVRKKQIMEVAKELFAKKGYYAVTMEEVAKACNVAKGTIYLYFDSKATLFIEIFEEAHRKIIETVQSIIKSGKAFFDMIFEVFDYFEKFIRRDEFFIRFGKVQKGFKGSHIPTECFQKINESVIKLIKSFEKEAVKAIQKYMPNSKLNLNDLYEIIVAMILAIEHSDSKTLKNTAISVLLNGVKEEVKC; this is translated from the coding sequence ATGACTGACCAGTCAGTTAGAAAGAAACAAATAATGGAGGTTGCGAAAGAACTTTTCGCAAAAAAAGGGTATTATGCTGTCACAATGGAAGAAGTAGCTAAAGCTTGCAATGTTGCGAAAGGAACGATTTATCTTTATTTTGATTCTAAGGCTACTCTCTTTATAGAAATTTTTGAAGAAGCTCATAGGAAAATTATAGAAACAGTGCAAAGCATTATTAAATCTGGCAAAGCTTTTTTCGACATGATTTTTGAAGTTTTTGATTATTTTGAGAAATTTATAAGAAGGGACGAATTTTTTATTAGATTTGGTAAGGTCCAAAAAGGCTTCAAAGGAAGTCATATCCCTACTGAGTGTTTTCAAAAAATAAATGAATCTGTGATTAAATTGATTAAGTCTTTCGAAAAAGAAGCTGTAAAAGCTATCCAGAAGTATATGCCTAATAGTAAATTAAATCTTAACGACCTTTATGAAATAATTGTTGCAATGATTTTAGCTATTGAACACTCTGACTCAAAAACATTGAAAAATACTGCTATTTCTGTTCTCTTAAATGGAGTGAAAGAGGAGGTCAAATGCTAA
- the nadC gene encoding carboxylating nicotinate-nucleotide diphosphorylase: MNRLEKEKVLPLIRQALKEDIGEKDITTEKIVPKNHISFGIIKTKERAVLSGLEIANWVFNELGKVETEILVEEGVWIPPREIIRLKGNTRAILKGERVVLNFIQRLSGISTLTRKFVEKIKGTNALILDTRKTTPNLRYLEKYAVCVGGGNNHRMGLYDKVLIKDNHIKIAGGIENALSFVKGEIEVRTIEEAKKAIECGATHLLLDNMSLEEVKKVVQIAKKKDITLEYSGNVTLRNVRKIAETGVNYISIGALTHSYKSIDLSLLIK; encoded by the coding sequence GTGAACAGATTAGAGAAAGAAAAGGTTCTCCCCTTAATAAGACAAGCATTAAAGGAAGACATAGGTGAAAAAGACATAACAACCGAAAAAATAGTTCCTAAGAATCACATATCTTTTGGAATAATTAAAACCAAAGAAAGAGCTGTTCTTTCTGGTCTTGAAATTGCAAATTGGGTTTTTAATGAGTTAGGAAAAGTAGAAACAGAAATTCTTGTAGAAGAAGGAGTATGGATTCCTCCAAGAGAAATTATTCGTCTTAAAGGAAATACTAGAGCAATTCTTAAAGGAGAAAGAGTTGTTTTAAATTTCATTCAAAGACTAAGTGGAATTTCCACTTTAACAAGAAAATTTGTAGAAAAAATAAAAGGGACAAATGCTTTAATTCTTGACACCAGAAAAACAACCCCTAATCTTAGATATTTAGAGAAATATGCGGTTTGTGTTGGAGGAGGAAATAATCACCGAATGGGACTTTACGATAAAGTCTTAATAAAAGACAACCACATAAAAATTGCTGGAGGAATAGAAAATGCTCTTTCTTTTGTAAAAGGGGAAATTGAAGTTAGAACTATAGAAGAAGCCAAAAAGGCTATCGAATGTGGAGCAACTCATTTGCTTTTAGATAATATGTCTTTAGAAGAAGTAAAAAAAGTTGTCCAAATCGCAAAAAAGAAGGATATTACTCTTGAATATTCTGGAAACGTAACTCTACGCAACGTAAGGAAAATAGCAGAAACCGGAGTAAATTATATCTCTATTGGGGCTTTGACTCATTCTTATAAATCTATAGATCTATCTCTTTTAATAAAATGA
- a CDS encoding efflux RND transporter periplasmic adaptor subunit — protein sequence MKKWIFIILFSLLLIVPGLIRLRRRIHKTEEITKGVPVVVTVVKPKEVVKIMSFSSQAEGIEQARIYPDIPGKFLRFTVKDGDWVNKDQIIGFVEQDIPGVERKPIAVRSTISGIISLRVVNKGELIRQEDPMFPEPPLAEVARIDKIKVEFNVPEKFYIKNDLPIKVEIPSLSKIFEGKIVKASVFYNLKTRTQKVVGIIHNPKKEILPGMFAKVWVEVARENNAISLPIDAVLGLEEKFVFKAEKGKAILTPVETGFTTDSEIVIKKGISPGDTIIIVGQDIVKDSVIIDIKEIR from the coding sequence ATGAAAAAATGGATTTTTATTATTCTCTTCTCTTTGCTTTTAATTGTTCCTGGATTAATTAGATTAAGAAGGAGAATTCATAAAACTGAAGAAATTACTAAAGGTGTCCCTGTTGTTGTTACCGTTGTTAAACCTAAAGAGGTCGTGAAAATTATGAGTTTCTCTTCGCAAGCAGAAGGAATTGAACAAGCTAGAATTTATCCTGACATTCCAGGGAAGTTCCTAAGATTTACGGTAAAAGATGGAGATTGGGTAAACAAAGACCAAATCATAGGATTTGTTGAGCAAGATATTCCAGGAGTAGAAAGGAAGCCAATTGCAGTAAGGAGCACAATCTCTGGAATAATCTCCTTAAGAGTAGTAAATAAAGGGGAGCTTATTCGTCAAGAAGACCCTATGTTTCCAGAACCTCCTCTTGCAGAAGTCGCCAGAATAGACAAAATAAAAGTAGAATTCAACGTTCCCGAGAAGTTTTATATTAAAAACGATTTACCGATAAAAGTTGAAATACCTTCTCTATCTAAAATTTTTGAGGGAAAAATTGTAAAGGCTTCTGTTTTTTACAACTTAAAAACAAGAACTCAAAAAGTCGTAGGAATAATTCACAATCCAAAAAAAGAAATCCTACCAGGGATGTTTGCAAAAGTATGGGTTGAGGTAGCACGAGAAAATAATGCAATTTCCTTGCCGATTGATGCTGTTTTGGGGCTTGAAGAAAAATTTGTATTCAAAGCAGAAAAAGGAAAAGCTATTCTTACCCCTGTTGAGACAGGATTTACAACCGATAGCGAAATTGTAATAAAGAAAGGGATATCTCCTGGAGATACAATTATTATTGTAGGACAAGATATTGTTAAAGATAGTGTAATTATTGATATAAAGGAGATAAGATGA
- the uvrB gene encoding excinuclease ABC subunit UvrB yields MTGKFKLFSDYKPTGDQPEAIEKLVEGIKKGRKHQVLLGVTGSGKTFTMANVIERLELPTLVISHNKTLAAQLYGEFKQFFPESAVEYFISYYDYYQPEAYIPESDTYIEKDASINEEIERLRLRATTSLLQRKDVIIIASVSCIYGIGSPEDFSSQTIKIFRDMEIERDELIKKLIANQYKRNDIEFEQGNFRVKGDIIDLFPSYEFKGYRIEFFGDEIEQIYSIDPISAKKLEDVEELYIYPANHFVVPRDRTLIVIEEIEKELEERIKYFLERGKYVEAQRIESRTRYDIEFLREVGYCPGIENYSRYLSGRKEGEPPYTLIDYFPSEFLVIIDESHRTIPQIRGMYEGDRSRKETLVEYGFRLPSALDNRPLNFEEFLSKLDKVIYVSATPQEWEIKKSGGVVVEQLIRPTGIVDPPIEIRKTENQVDDLIEEIRKEVEKGNRVIVNTLTKKSSEELTEYLIEVGLKVRYIHSEIDAPERMDLIRGLRLGDFDVLVGINLLREGLDLPEVTLVAILDADKTGFLRSEISLIQLAGRAARNIESRVILYADEETSAIKRAIQEIERRRKIQLEYNKKHNITPTSIKKTQEQIMMTTMVAGEKKKKEEIKIELKIPKEFSSEIEKIEVLESLIEEMKKAAEVLEFEKAAKIRDEIRRIMREQIRERKGSPLNKTSIKGRHR; encoded by the coding sequence ATGACAGGTAAATTCAAACTTTTTTCCGATTATAAACCAACAGGGGATCAACCAGAAGCCATAGAAAAACTCGTAGAAGGCATAAAAAAAGGAAGGAAGCATCAGGTTCTTTTAGGAGTAACAGGTTCAGGAAAAACATTTACTATGGCAAATGTAATTGAAAGGTTAGAACTTCCAACCCTTGTGATTTCTCATAATAAAACATTAGCGGCTCAATTATATGGAGAATTTAAGCAATTCTTTCCAGAAAGTGCTGTTGAATATTTTATTTCTTATTACGATTATTATCAACCAGAAGCTTATATTCCAGAAAGTGATACTTATATAGAAAAAGATGCATCCATTAACGAAGAAATAGAACGCTTAAGATTAAGAGCAACAACCTCTCTTTTGCAAAGAAAAGATGTAATTATCATTGCTTCTGTTTCCTGCATCTATGGAATTGGCTCCCCAGAAGACTTTTCAAGTCAAACAATAAAGATTTTTAGGGATATGGAGATAGAGAGAGACGAACTAATAAAAAAATTAATTGCAAATCAATACAAGCGGAATGACATTGAATTTGAACAGGGTAATTTTCGGGTTAAAGGAGATATAATTGATTTATTTCCTTCTTACGAATTTAAGGGTTATCGCATTGAGTTCTTTGGAGATGAAATTGAGCAAATATACTCTATAGACCCGATAAGCGCAAAAAAGTTAGAGGATGTAGAAGAACTTTATATTTATCCAGCAAATCATTTTGTTGTTCCAAGAGATAGGACTTTAATTGTTATAGAAGAAATAGAGAAAGAACTTGAAGAAAGAATAAAATATTTTCTTGAAAGAGGAAAATATGTAGAAGCGCAAAGAATAGAAAGTAGGACACGCTATGACATTGAATTTTTAAGAGAAGTTGGGTATTGTCCCGGAATCGAAAATTACTCAAGATACCTATCAGGAAGAAAAGAAGGAGAACCTCCTTACACACTAATAGATTATTTCCCATCTGAATTTTTAGTTATCATTGATGAGTCTCATAGAACCATCCCCCAAATAAGAGGAATGTATGAAGGAGATAGATCGCGAAAAGAAACCTTGGTTGAGTATGGATTTCGTCTTCCTTCCGCTTTGGACAATAGACCGTTAAATTTTGAAGAATTTCTATCAAAACTTGATAAGGTAATTTACGTTTCTGCAACCCCTCAAGAATGGGAAATCAAGAAATCTGGTGGAGTAGTTGTAGAACAATTAATTCGCCCTACTGGAATTGTAGATCCACCAATAGAAATAAGAAAAACGGAAAATCAGGTTGATGATCTCATAGAAGAAATAAGAAAAGAAGTTGAGAAAGGAAATAGGGTTATTGTAAACACCTTAACAAAGAAGTCTTCAGAAGAACTTACAGAATATCTAATAGAAGTTGGCTTAAAGGTTAGATATATACATTCTGAAATAGATGCCCCAGAAAGAATGGATCTAATAAGAGGACTTAGATTAGGAGATTTTGACGTCCTTGTTGGTATAAATCTTTTAAGAGAAGGGTTAGATTTACCAGAAGTAACTCTTGTTGCAATTCTTGATGCAGATAAAACAGGCTTTCTTCGTTCAGAGATCTCTTTAATACAATTAGCCGGAAGAGCCGCTCGGAATATCGAAAGTCGTGTAATCCTTTATGCTGACGAAGAAACTTCTGCTATAAAAAGAGCAATTCAAGAGATTGAAAGAAGGAGAAAAATCCAGTTAGAATATAACAAAAAACACAACATTACTCCAACAAGCATAAAAAAAACTCAGGAACAAATAATGATGACAACTATGGTCGCAGGAGAAAAGAAAAAGAAAGAGGAGATAAAAATAGAACTCAAAATACCAAAAGAATTTTCATCAGAAATAGAAAAGATAGAAGTTCTTGAGTCTCTTATAGAGGAAATGAAAAAAGCTGCAGAAGTCCTTGAATTTGAAAAAGCAGCAAAAATAAGAGATGAAATAAGGAGGATAATGCGTGAACAGATTAGAGAAAGAAAAGGTTCTCCCCTTAATAAGACAAGCATTAAAGGAAGACATAGGTGA
- a CDS encoding TolC family protein translates to MLRIKIPFLLLLNFGLFSLTFKEAKEIALSKNRELTISELEVKKAELVMRESWASFYPTVNFQSSYTRLLSVPQFEMETPFGKQYISLGYPDNFKNSLQITFPVFTFGKRLIAKEIGERSKEIQDFQYQADKISLLKDLVTVYYGVVVAKEGVKIAEEALERAKAHLNTARIQYSVGRITKLDLLSAETEYNKQKTELLNAKNGLTQAHSALNIMLGFPLDSVVEIEDKMEVEIDSFNLDSLTILALNKRPEIQSIKKLTELSNLSQSLQYLSFLPNVIFSGNFSYDKPHGFINEWDNDITATIAITLPIFEGFSRTNNIKKYRLSVEQAKIKKELVEEGIKMEIKNLFLTYRLHKENLKLAEEQLKRAKEAYQMAETQYKIGYISTLEYKDIELGYRSAEFARLNALYNLIVSKEQVKIATMMN, encoded by the coding sequence ATGCTAAGAATTAAAATTCCCTTTCTTCTATTACTAAATTTTGGCTTATTCTCTTTAACTTTTAAGGAAGCAAAAGAAATTGCTCTTTCCAAAAATAGAGAGCTCACAATCTCAGAACTTGAAGTTAAAAAAGCAGAGCTTGTAATGAGAGAATCTTGGGCTTCTTTCTATCCTACAGTCAATTTTCAATCCAGTTATACAAGACTCTTAAGTGTTCCACAATTTGAGATGGAAACACCCTTTGGCAAGCAGTACATATCTCTTGGGTATCCTGACAATTTCAAAAATTCCCTTCAAATTACTTTTCCCGTTTTTACATTTGGGAAGAGGCTTATTGCGAAAGAAATTGGGGAAAGAAGCAAAGAAATTCAAGATTTCCAATATCAAGCTGATAAGATTAGCTTATTAAAAGATCTTGTTACAGTTTATTATGGAGTAGTGGTTGCAAAAGAAGGAGTAAAGATTGCAGAAGAAGCCTTAGAAAGAGCAAAAGCACACTTAAATACTGCTCGGATTCAGTATAGTGTTGGGAGAATTACAAAACTTGACTTACTTTCAGCAGAAACAGAATACAACAAACAAAAAACTGAATTGTTAAATGCAAAAAATGGTCTTACTCAGGCCCATTCTGCTTTAAATATAATGTTGGGGTTTCCTCTTGATTCCGTTGTAGAGATAGAAGACAAAATGGAAGTTGAAATTGACAGTTTTAATTTGGATTCTCTTACAATTTTAGCTCTAAACAAAAGACCGGAAATCCAAAGCATTAAAAAGTTAACCGAGCTATCAAACTTAAGTCAATCATTACAATATCTTTCTTTCCTCCCAAATGTAATTTTCAGTGGAAATTTTTCTTATGACAAACCACACGGATTTATAAATGAATGGGACAATGATATCACAGCCACAATAGCAATTACTTTACCAATCTTTGAAGGATTTTCAAGAACAAATAACATTAAGAAATATAGGCTTTCTGTGGAACAAGCAAAAATAAAAAAGGAACTTGTTGAAGAAGGAATAAAAATGGAAATAAAAAATTTATTTCTTACTTATCGTTTACATAAAGAGAATTTAAAACTTGCGGAAGAGCAATTGAAAAGGGCCAAAGAAGCTTACCAAATGGCAGAGACGCAATACAAAATAGGTTATATATCAACTCTTGAGTATAAAGACATAGAATTAGGATATAGAAGTGCAGAATTTGCACGGCTAAACGCTCTTTATAATCTTATTGTTTCAAAAGAACAGGTTAAAATAGCCACAATGATGAATTAG
- a CDS encoding efflux RND transporter permease subunit yields the protein MIRGAVNRPVLTAVCFAILILLGIFGWTKLPVSLFPDITLPSLIVLTEYRGASAFDVEEQISKVLEDALSSLSNLKTIKSESRENISLITLEFEYGTNLDEAANDVRDALGFAFLPEDAGEPKLLKISGSMAPVIAFTVSSQNPGIDLKKVLEEEILDELERVPGVGSAEYWGGGASKQINIDVSQVKLEEFGISLLQIVQVLKANNLNFPLGKLEQGGVEYNLRLPGKFKSLEEIEKIVVGVSNEKLVELQDIATVSWGVEEKRGYFRRNGEDAGMFGIFKKPGANTVIVAKLVKKRVEELTKRYPGLNFEVIFDLSKIAEDSVNNLKNTISIAVLLVIIVSFLLLGNLRASLIIAITIPISLIISFIYLYLSDSSLNIVSLSAIAIAVGMVVDNAVVVLENIYKHRELGETPKEASIFGAQEVTQAILASTLTTIVIFLPLMLTRGFVSVLFKELSITMPLMLSVSLVTAITFIPMISARFLKMENKESLADRFFSILESGYSNMLDWVLSNKGKVIGGFIIVFLLGIFLFRFVPLDFFPNTGSDQLHGKIELPEGTRLEKTNEIAKKVEELIWKEVPETKSITTAVGGSGGIFGMTEGSHTITLYITIGKTKKTKFQIADELNKKTKGIPGIKESKFTVIGGIFGGEEEIAFGGAPIEVEIIGDNLEKADSLAEVLKERLLNVEGISSIEISRKKGGKELWLIPQSSEMYSYGFSAYSVGYELRTAFYGTEAGKFSEEGKEYPIIVRLDNESRNSFETIDNFQLRSQLGTPIHISNFLKPMEKRAPISIERNNKARTVRLKISVSGPLSVIMQEVKKVVDSSSIPKGLTISYGGQAKQQMETFKSLVFAIILGIILVYLVMAAQFESLLDPFIIMFSLPFGFVGVALGYWITLQSMSLMGMVGIAMLVGIVVNNAIVMIDFFNILRKRGMELVEAVKEGAKRRLRPILITSGTTIFGLLPLAVSRGTGSGLWRSLGISVSSGMIVSTLITLFLIPTLYTIFETKIKRSLE from the coding sequence ATGATTAGAGGAGCTGTAAATCGTCCAGTTTTAACCGCTGTATGTTTTGCCATTTTAATCCTTTTAGGAATTTTTGGATGGACAAAGTTGCCCGTTTCTTTATTCCCTGATATCACTCTTCCAAGCTTAATAGTCTTAACAGAATATAGAGGCGCTTCTGCTTTCGACGTAGAGGAACAGATTTCCAAAGTCTTAGAAGACGCTCTCAGCAGCCTATCAAATTTAAAAACTATAAAATCAGAGTCCAGAGAGAATATTTCACTTATCACCCTTGAATTTGAATATGGAACAAATCTTGATGAGGCAGCAAATGACGTTAGAGACGCTCTTGGATTTGCTTTCCTTCCAGAAGATGCAGGAGAACCAAAATTACTAAAAATATCAGGTTCAATGGCTCCGGTTATAGCATTTACAGTTTCCTCTCAAAATCCTGGGATTGATCTCAAAAAAGTCTTAGAAGAAGAAATCTTAGACGAACTCGAAAGGGTTCCCGGGGTTGGTTCTGCAGAATATTGGGGAGGTGGAGCATCAAAACAAATAAATATCGATGTCTCTCAGGTCAAACTTGAAGAATTTGGAATTTCACTTCTTCAAATAGTTCAGGTTCTTAAGGCAAACAATTTGAATTTTCCTTTAGGAAAATTGGAACAAGGAGGTGTTGAATACAATCTCCGTCTTCCTGGAAAATTTAAAAGTCTTGAAGAAATCGAAAAAATTGTTGTGGGAGTTAGTAATGAAAAATTGGTAGAATTACAAGACATTGCAACTGTGAGTTGGGGCGTAGAAGAAAAAAGGGGATATTTTAGAAGAAATGGAGAAGATGCAGGAATGTTCGGAATTTTCAAAAAGCCAGGAGCAAATACTGTCATAGTTGCAAAATTGGTAAAAAAGAGAGTAGAAGAACTTACCAAAAGATATCCTGGTTTAAATTTTGAAGTTATCTTTGATCTTTCAAAAATTGCAGAAGATTCGGTAAATAATCTTAAGAATACAATCTCTATAGCGGTTCTTCTTGTTATTATTGTTTCTTTTTTACTTCTAGGAAATCTTAGAGCAAGTTTAATAATTGCGATTACAATCCCAATTTCCTTAATTATATCTTTTATCTATTTATACTTATCAGATAGCAGCCTAAATATTGTTTCTCTTTCTGCAATTGCAATTGCAGTTGGAATGGTTGTTGACAATGCAGTTGTCGTTCTTGAAAATATCTATAAACATAGAGAATTAGGAGAAACTCCAAAAGAAGCTTCTATATTTGGAGCCCAAGAAGTGACTCAAGCAATACTTGCTTCCACTCTAACAACAATTGTAATATTTTTGCCTCTGATGCTTACAAGAGGATTTGTTTCAGTTCTTTTTAAAGAACTCTCCATTACAATGCCATTAATGCTTTCAGTCTCTTTAGTAACCGCAATTACCTTTATTCCTATGATCTCTGCCAGATTTCTAAAAATGGAAAACAAAGAAAGTCTTGCAGATAGATTTTTCAGTATCTTAGAATCTGGATATTCTAATATGTTAGATTGGGTTCTATCAAATAAAGGAAAAGTAATAGGAGGGTTCATAATTGTTTTCTTGCTGGGCATTTTCTTATTTAGATTCGTTCCCCTTGATTTCTTCCCAAACACAGGAAGTGATCAACTTCATGGAAAAATTGAACTACCTGAAGGAACAAGATTAGAGAAAACAAACGAAATTGCAAAAAAAGTGGAAGAACTTATCTGGAAAGAAGTCCCTGAAACAAAAAGTATTACGACTGCAGTAGGAGGAAGTGGAGGAATTTTTGGTATGACAGAAGGTTCTCATACAATTACCTTATACATTACAATTGGGAAAACAAAAAAAACTAAATTTCAGATTGCAGATGAACTTAATAAGAAAACCAAAGGAATCCCTGGAATAAAGGAATCCAAATTCACTGTTATAGGTGGTATCTTTGGAGGAGAAGAAGAAATCGCATTTGGAGGAGCCCCTATTGAAGTTGAAATTATTGGAGATAACCTTGAAAAAGCTGATTCTCTTGCAGAGGTCCTAAAAGAAAGGCTTTTAAATGTTGAAGGGATCTCTTCTATTGAAATCTCAAGGAAAAAAGGAGGAAAAGAACTCTGGCTCATTCCACAAAGTTCTGAAATGTATTCTTATGGATTCTCAGCTTATTCTGTAGGATATGAGTTAAGAACGGCGTTCTATGGAACTGAAGCTGGAAAATTTAGTGAAGAAGGAAAAGAATACCCAATTATTGTAAGACTAGACAACGAAAGCAGAAACTCTTTTGAAACAATAGACAATTTTCAACTTAGAAGCCAACTTGGAACACCAATCCATATTTCAAACTTTCTTAAACCTATGGAAAAAAGAGCTCCAATTTCTATTGAAAGAAACAACAAAGCACGAACCGTAAGACTAAAAATAAGTGTATCTGGGCCTCTTAGTGTTATAATGCAAGAAGTAAAAAAAGTCGTTGATTCTTCTTCTATCCCAAAAGGTCTTACTATTAGCTATGGAGGACAGGCAAAACAACAAATGGAAACTTTTAAGAGTTTGGTATTCGCAATAATCCTTGGAATTATCCTTGTTTATCTTGTGATGGCAGCCCAATTTGAATCTCTATTAGACCCATTTATCATAATGTTTTCCCTTCCCTTTGGATTTGTGGGAGTTGCTCTTGGTTATTGGATAACTCTCCAATCAATGAGTCTTATGGGGATGGTAGGAATTGCAATGCTTGTTGGAATTGTTGTTAATAACGCAATTGTTATGATTGATTTCTTTAATATTTTAAGGAAAAGAGGTATGGAACTTGTTGAAGCGGTTAAAGAGGGAGCAAAAAGAAGGCTGCGTCCCATTCTTATAACTTCAGGAACCACGATTTTTGGTCTTTTACCTCTTGCAGTTTCAAGAGGAACTGGTTCCGGTTTATGGAGATCCCTTGGAATTTCTGTTAGTAGTGGCATGATAGTATCCACTTTAATAACCTTGTTCTTAATTCCGACTTTATACACGATTTTTGAAACAAAGATAAAAAGGAGCTTAGAATGA
- a CDS encoding PG0541 family transporter-associated protein, which produces MKQIEIIIFMGLEDQLQSILEEEKIDEYFIIPKVIGKLKGSEPKLDTHIWPGFFVQYKFCLEDKKYESFRKKIEKKKKDWIKEGFLFTVRKIEERCGGS; this is translated from the coding sequence ATGAAACAGATAGAAATTATAATATTTATGGGTTTAGAAGACCAACTCCAAAGTATCTTAGAAGAAGAAAAAATTGATGAATATTTCATCATACCAAAAGTTATAGGAAAACTTAAAGGAAGTGAGCCGAAACTTGATACTCATATATGGCCAGGATTTTTCGTTCAGTATAAGTTCTGTTTGGAAGACAAAAAATATGAAAGTTTTCGAAAAAAGATTGAAAAGAAAAAAAAAGATTGGATTAAAGAAGGATTCTTATTTACAGTTAGAAAAATCGAAGAAAGATGTGGAGGTTCATAA
- a CDS encoding ROK family protein: MKELALGIDVGSTNIKTGLVLKNKVKEFKTLPSNQEKILEELVDIIKSYNSFHFSVIGVGFPGFIEDGKVYNVTSLSSIYGFELQEYLRKKTKFPVYVFNDANAYIFGEVLAGNGKNAKIVVGLTLGTGVGGAIVIDKKVYKGTQGFASEFGHMIIDLEGPECRCGNKGCLEAFVGGYAISNRYKVLSGKEKSVKEIFDEARKRKTIALKVVNDFGFYLGVGINNIVKALDPDLVIIGGGIAKAGNMILKLIKKNQSLESLSFKKVKIKIAKLQDKAGIIGSANWALLKHKTSE; encoded by the coding sequence TTGAAAGAATTAGCTTTAGGAATAGATGTTGGATCCACGAACATAAAAACAGGGCTTGTTTTAAAAAATAAAGTAAAGGAATTTAAAACTCTTCCTTCTAATCAAGAAAAAATTTTAGAAGAGTTGGTAGATATAATTAAAAGTTATAATTCCTTCCATTTTTCTGTAATTGGTGTTGGATTCCCTGGATTCATTGAGGATGGAAAAGTATACAATGTAACAAGTTTATCCTCTATCTACGGGTTTGAACTACAAGAATATCTAAGAAAGAAAACAAAATTCCCTGTTTATGTGTTCAATGATGCCAATGCTTACATCTTTGGAGAAGTCCTAGCTGGAAATGGAAAAAATGCCAAAATTGTTGTGGGTTTAACTCTTGGGACAGGAGTCGGTGGAGCCATCGTGATAGATAAAAAAGTATATAAAGGAACTCAAGGGTTCGCCTCAGAATTTGGGCACATGATAATTGACTTAGAGGGTCCTGAATGTCGGTGTGGAAACAAAGGTTGTCTTGAAGCTTTTGTTGGAGGCTATGCCATATCTAATCGTTATAAAGTCCTTTCAGGAAAAGAGAAAAGTGTTAAAGAAATCTTTGATGAAGCAAGAAAAAGAAAAACAATAGCCTTAAAGGTAGTAAATGATTTTGGCTTCTATCTTGGAGTTGGAATTAATAACATTGTTAAAGCCTTAGACCCAGATTTAGTTATAATAGGAGGAGGTATAGCAAAAGCAGGAAATATGATCTTAAAATTAATCAAAAAAAATCAATCTTTGGAGTCCCTTAGCTTTAAAAAAGTTAAAATAAAAATTGCAAAATTACAAGATAAAGCAGGAATTATTGGGTCCGCCAATTGGGCTCTCTTAAAGCACAAAACCTCTGAATAA